TACCTCCACACTTTTAGACGTAACCAAGGTGCTCCGGAAGTAGCCTTAGTGAACTTTCACACCTATAATTGTATGTTCAAATGGTCCGGGCTCAATTgaaaaaggttgtcatgagtaccccttgtgcgTACTTTAGTGGATAGCACAAGTCAAATgatcctcgtgtcatgtgggcaAATGagtacccctgtagggtgtacgatcaattcgaattgccacactctcggtcatgagcacgcttctatccatttgtatcaatcgtagagtttttgATGTTAGGATgttatggtatgttgggttATAGTTGTGATGGCCGATGATGAGTTGAGATGGTTCAAGTTACAGTTATGTTATGTTGTTGATCTCGATATAGGAGGATGCAAATGGTTACGTGTAGATTCTCACACATTGGGTCAAATTTTGCTCTTGCATATGAACTCACTGAATCTTATGGCTGATTCCTTGTTAATTCATCTAGATGAATAATCCTTAAAGTCGAGTTATTATATGTATccaatatagattaagtcttgcgagtaccttttgTATTCACGttgcttgtttgcttttcaggtggaGTTAGGTGCTGGCTACTTGAATCCCACTGAGAGCAATGTGGTGGCGAGCAATTGCTATACTACTTCTAACTCCGGTCGGTTGCCTTGTGAGCACAATGGCATCATCggtctttattttctttagatATTTTTTGCTGCGGTTAATGTATATTTATGCTAGATAACACTTGTCTTTGCTTAGTTCATCAACTTGTAATCACTTGTAATCATATTCAATCATGATGTTGTGATATACATATTGATAGAGATATGTGTGGATAATAGCTATACTGGAAATTATCAAAACTACATATTGGGACTATTGGGATTGAATTGGTTTTAAGCCTAGAGTTAGGATTTTAGGCCTAGCGATGGGTGGCACTGCACGAACGAGCTGGTGTGGCATCATTGGCCATGAGTGGCAGCCGCGGGTGGTGGGCGGTGTGTCTGCACATGAGGCAGGGGGTCTTCAAGACGATAAGGTTAGGAGAGGGTGAGATTGAGACAAAGAGTGATGAACAGTGTGGCGAGGCGATGGTGCAATGGGCAGACACAATACCTGTGGCCGTGCCAGCGGATGACAATGGGGAGTGGTAGTGCGCAGCCGGGCAGATGCTACAGTACATGTGGCAGAAGGAGAGAACTAGAACAATGAAGGCGACAGTAGCGTGGTCTGCTCTCTCACGACCCATTGCTAGATAACACTGAGATCCGTTCGATCCATATCCTGCGGTCAGGAATAAGCATGGGCACCCGATACGAATCCGTCGTGACGCGAACTGACGAGCGCTTCCGTGCCCTATCGTCATCCCGCCGCGCTCCTTCGCCGGTCTCTGGCGAGCTCCAGAGTCTTGGATGCTCCGGCGTTCGTACGATCCGGCCGAAGTCTCTCCGCTTCTTCTCGCGCGGCAACGCTCCGAACTAGAAGATGAATCTGCTCCACCCAACCGAGAGTGGATCTTGCAATGCAATGTTGTGTACGTGTGCATCATCGCGTAAAAAATGCCCGTCTTGATGATCTCAGTAAGGCAGCAGAGGTCGGCTGTGAGTTAGTGCTAAAAAATCTTCAGAAGTCATAGAAGAGCACCACTccctccctcctatatatatatagtgtgtgTGCCATATGCGTGCAAATGTTGGTGAATTCTGAGTTCTGAATTTCTTATCAGTTCAGTCTGCGCTATGGCTTCTCTACGCCCGGTTTGGCCAATCAACCTACTGCTGTTTTCCCATCGATTTGATCCGATCAGATGAGGGTGCAGGTGGCGATCGACCACACGCTCACGGCGCATCGACTCGTACGTCTCCAAACGGTGGCTTCAATCTTAATGGATTTTTAGTTTTCTAGTACTCGACGCGAAGAGTGGCGACATTAGTTTtctagactctttatttagatagtTTGATTTTCAAACCGTATAAAAATAAAACTgctaattttaataatttttaattctaaatttaactgcttattaatcgtatttgatatagacTCTTTAGTTAAATCTAAACTGTTAAATATTTATAACAACAGTTAaatattcataacaatgagtgatctagattttttcttttttttagattaatatggtaattttgtgactTTAAGAGTGAATGTGGTGGCTCTCTTTTTACCTCAAATAAAAAGATAATAGATTCCCAAATCGTATGAAAATCAAACTgctaattttaataatttttaatttcaaatttaactatttattaatcatatctaATATAGACTATTTGATTAAATCTAGACTGTTAGATGTCCATAACAATAAGTTGtctagattttttcttttttcaaactaACGTGGTAATTTTATAGCCCTAAAGAGTGAACGTGATAACTCCTTTTCACCTCaaatactaagataatagaAGATTCTGAAATAGTATAGAAATCGAActactaatttttcataatttttagttctaaatttagttatttattaattgtatttgatatagaTTCTTTGGTTAAATTTAGACCATTAATGTTCATATCAATTAAtagtctagattttttttataaattaacgTAGTAATTTTGTGATCTTAAGATAGTgttattaagataatagatagacAAACGGAAACAACCAATACATGGGCTGTTTGCCCGACTCTTCAGCCACGACGCCTCCATGTGCCATCCCACATCCGAGCTCCGTGGCCATTACTAACATACACAAGCTTTGCAGCGGACTAGACATCGAGTTTACAGGTAGATTATTCATGATTGTTCATCAGTTTGCTTGCGATGCGACCAAACTGCAGCGTTCCCAGTGGACATCAAGCGCTAGGAGCGGACACCTCCTTGTCGACCTTGACCTTGAGGTAGTCGATGGTGGGTTCGCCGAGCGCGAACGCGTCCCAGAAGCCGTCGCCGAAGGCCTTGACACTGAGCTTCTTGTACAGCGCCGGCCGCGCCTCGTCCACCAGCTCCTCGGCGGGCTCCAGGTCCTTGTGCGGCTCCGGCTGGTAGAACAGCACCAGCGATATCCTCTCCCTGTCGCTCGTCACCACGCGGTGCGTCGGCGCCCTGAACACCGCGTTGCTCATGATCTCCATCTCGTCGCCGACGATGACCAACAGGTCCTGGCCAAGCACGGGCACGTCGACCCACTGGCCGTCCTTTAGCACCTGGAGGCCGCCGACGTAgcggtcgaggaggaggacggtgaCGACGGAGTTGTCGGTGTGGGGCTTCAGCCCGTACACGAGGTCCGGCCGCGGGCAGGGCGGGTAGTATGTGAACCGCGCGTACGTGGCTACCCTCTCGCCGACATAGCCGACGAACAACTCCTCCCCGAAGCCGAGCGTCTTCGCCATGGCCTTGAGCACTTGCTTGGCCACCTGCTCGCTCCTCAGCGTGTACTCATGCAGAAGCGCCGCGAGAGACGGCGGGTGGTTGGGCCAGAATCGCAGCTGTCGCGCATCCTCCGGTTGGACCTGGAGATACAGCCGGTCGCACCAGTCGAGGATCTGCTCGTCGGTGTCCACGCGGTCGATGCCGTAGCCTTCGTTCAGGAACTCGCCGCCGTCGGTCTGGTTGGCGTGCTTCAGCTTCTCCTCCGACGGCAAGTGGAAAAACTCCCTTGCCGCGTCGCGGATACCGTCGAGGACCGCCTCCGGCATGCCGTGGCCGGTCACCTAATCGACAAGTTGATGAGATCGTTCACAGTGAGATTTTACGTCAAATTGAAGTCTTTATCTGGAACGAGATggtgccatgcatgcatgcgtaccGCGAAGAGGCCCCAGGACTCGAGCGCCGACCGCAGCTTCGCGGCCTCCTCGGCGTCGCCGGACTCGGCCAGGCGTTGCACATCCACGGTGGGGAAGGCCAGCTCAGGAGCCGCGACGCCGCCTACGGTCGGACGGTCCTCCTCCCTCAGCACGTACCGGCTCGGCGGCGCAGGGAGGCCGTCGGCGGCCAGCTCCTGCACCAGCTGCCCCTGAGCCTGATGCACCATGCTTCTACCGAGTACCGGACCTACCGGTGCACCATGGGCAAGCAACAGGCTGCCGGTTCGGTCCTGCTCCTGCAGCAGATACCGGctcggcggctcctcctcggcggcggccAGCTCTTGCACTAGCGTCGGCACCCTCCTTGACTCGTCGGCCATCGGTGTGTTCTTGGATATTTCTCTGCTTATTTACCTTCTGCTCACTTGAAAGTGAGGAGCTCTCTGCGCGTATTTATAGTCTTTCTTGGAGGCAAAATGGATACTCAACAATCTCTCTAGTTTGTGAGGATAGAGATAGAAGAGGCTAGAGATAGACTTTTTTTGGACGTGGTGGATGATCGATAGAGGAGGCTAGAGATAGACTGTTTTTGTTAGCTGTAGATAGATTGTTTTTTACAGGGTCCATGAGTGATAGAGGAGGCTAGAGATAGACTTTGTTGAGTGACGATGATTGTTGCTAGCTCGCTAGCTTGTGaggaaaaatatttgattttgcGGTTGAGAGAGTAAAATTGAACTGGAATGGACATTTTccaaataaaacaaaaacataAGCCCATCAGTGAACATATATCATTAATAGGAGAAGTTTTTTCGTAAAACAACAAcctataaaatttgcataaTACATCTTCTCTCTTCATGCTCTAAATCAGATGCATTATACTTTGTCAACCACACGACAAGAAGCGAGACTCTCCCATCCTACCGACCTCCACCATCTTCGATGATGCTCTCACCATCAGATCCGTGCCCGCTGCCCCCACCGTGTTAACCCAGGCCGTATCCTTACCTCCCTCTCGACCATCCTCCTTCGCCAGGCTGACTTGTTGCCCATTGATATTCCTCTAAACTCTACAACAGATAAATCATGTGTTCACACTATCGTCTAAAGGACAGCTTAAAATCAAGCTCTGAACTTAGGAAGtgtgtttttttctttattatggGACCACCCGTAGTAGGATTAGTATATTTTCTCCCTCATGAATTATCGAGTGTCGTAGCCACAACATATGTAGTTCTGTTGTTTACTGGTCCGTGTAGAGCAACTTAGGGCATATGTTGAATGTTTGAGCGAAGTATCATGTGCGCAGGGCTAATATATCTACGAATTCAATTTTGTCTGTCGGGTCTACTCTATTTAGACTACGACAAGACAATAGTTCACCTATTCTACTTAGAGAGATTTCAAATTTTGTCACTCAAACTGCAAGCCTCTACAAGATTTGCCACTGAATTCACGAGCTTTTCAAAATATGCGATTCCACGTGCGAATTGTTTCATTCTATACCACTTGGACTATTGTGGACTCTATTGCCACTACCCTCTTCTTCTTTATATTAGGACCTGAACGGTATAATCCCCACGGGTGGGCTGATAATTTAGTTCAAATGCCCAGATCCAAACAAGGCCTTAtgctttttctttattttacgATGTCAGATTGGCCCGGGGCACAACATGAGAAAGTTACCACCGCATTAAACCGTCCAGATTACATCCAACTAATGAGATTGACTTGCGCATATATTAGTTTTAATCCTCTTGGTTGAAAATGCAAATGGCAGACTCAGTTAGATGCAAGACTCTTAGGGCAATGTAAATAAGACCTACCCATCCACAAATGTATTGCAAACTCATAGATTTACGATTCAACTCTATGTGAAATTTATGAGGTTCGAAGAAACTTTGTTCGAGAAGCAACCTTcgtgtcatatatatatatatatatatatatatatatatatataaggccATATTAGATcgtgattgtgattttggtgattaatgataatatagtcattgagactaacatgtttgtcaaaaatatttgTTGGTAGGTCATATTgatgtaatatatgaagaagtcactaAAAACGAGATAAAGTTTGGACTGAATTAGATAAGTttcagagaaattgttctcaccagatagtccagtgcaGAGAAGTTTACactcactagagcaatatgttCAGAGGCTGTTAGCCTCACCAGGTAGTCCGATGTTAGACCTGAGTGCACAATAGAGTATTTCTGTCAGTATAGTTCAAGAAAGTTacactcaccagaaggtctgatGATAAAACAGTGAACACACCAAAGAATTTCTGACAGAGGATGAGGATAACCTCACTGGATGATACAGTACTCAATAAAGCAGTACATAACAGAGCATTTCTAGAAGAATGCAGTTAAAGATCAATACACTAGAAGGACCGGTGATTGAAGATGTACTCATTGGAGTATTACACCGAAGCATTTGTTGCTGAAAAGGTTGCAATTGTTGAAGACAGAAGATTaaggcaccggatgatccaacgaTAAAGCAAGTATGCACACcaaagcatttaacagagtgtatGAGGATTTCCAAAAGATGGTGTTGTACACACTAAAAAGTTTGACGATGAAGGAATAacaacaccggagtattttccaggAGTGAAGAGATTGGCCCGGTCAGGTTCAAGTCTACTTGCCGTATAATCCAGTGATAGAGTTGCAATACATCGAAATGTCCGATGTTTAGAATGTATTTGAGTAGGATTTCAACGGCTAGTATCTACTGATGTACACACTAAATAGTTCGATATTTATACTactgttatcaccggatcatccggtgtttacagTAAAATTGAGTCATTGGAATAACGGCTAATtgacgagtttgaggctatatatacctACCCACTAGGTTATTTGAAGatactggagtctagagaaactcatacacacttgaaaaTAACCAAGCTATCAAAGTCCTTAAAGTGTTCATAAACAAGACGATTAAACGCACCATTAGAGAATGATTAGTGCctatagatctagagaaaaatgATGCTAAGTGCTACAACTTAGAGAGTGAATCAATGAGTGATACAGCCATATACCGAGAGGTACACGTAGCATCTTGAAGTCTTGATGACTCCGTCAGTAACTTGTTAACCTTTCTACTTGTGTGGAACGACAGCAAAAAATTGTACAAGGACACGAAtacccttatctttgtgactaaagctccaaaatAAAAACGAGCACACATTACCGAAAGAGAAATTAGTGATAAAACCTCATCTTGACAACTCATCGTGCTTAATAACTTGTTTTGATGAATTGATATCTCAAGAGAAGTGATAAAAATATCTTGAAGACTGAAAACATATATTTTGTAAAACTCTAACGTAAACTAAAGATAACTTGTATACCACcaataccacgagataaaaatctatttaacttatttatattttcgcatttatatacttacaatttaATTTGCTAGAATAGATTATAATCCTCTTAAATATCCTATTAaataaacctagaacatatttagatagaaattaatataaatttatcttataaaatttttaaaatcatTAATTTTTAAATGTCTTAATTCACTTAGGATATCATCGTTCCTCGCACCTAAACTCATAGAAGTGTTGAGGTCTGGCTCGAGGAAAAACGAGAAACAGGGTGGGTACGTCAATCCACAGGGGAGTCCCAAAAAGACTTCCACGATTGCGAAAACTTGTTCTCCTTCAGTTCTGTTAGGTACTCTAATAGAGCGAGACAATGCCATCAGGGCCTTTTTCAATTCACAAAAGCGCAGAGTGCATACAAAATGCCAGATGTACAGCGATTCTTTGTTATGATAAGCAGCCAGAACCACTCCTTCCGCCAAACTCAAGCATTGGAACAGACTTTCTCTGGGAATGATGGCAAAAATAGAgcattagcaaaaaaaaaaaaaaaaaaaaaaaaaaacaatttcatCGGAACGTCCAAAGCTGATAAATTGTTTTAACTGAAAAGGAGCTTCTACCTTGTCTAGAACTGCTGCAGCACAACTGGTCATCGTCAACATAAGTTGCATTCACTCCCATCATCCATGAACCTACTGAGATGTCGTCATGGGCATAGCTCAGCAGGGATGCACTGCGTGATGAAAAGAGTTGTGTATTCAAATCAAAACTTGGATGAGCAGAATCCTGGTTGGCAGAAATAGTGCACTGGAAAATGGAACATTTTGGCCctgaaaattttggcagcacatATTTCTGACTGGAAATATCTAATGCTCAACTTTTGACAAGGGAAAGCTTAACAGCATCCTTGCATCTTCAAGATCAATCAATAAAGAAGATAACATAATATTGGTCCATTTGGTGATTATAGCATTCAATTAATGTTAAGTGCACTCATATGCTATGTGATATTCAATGATGATTACTTGGTTAATTGTTATGACAATGGACTTGGCTAGGGAGAGTTAAGTCAAACGAAAATATTAACTGTTCTATCCACCACAAATATTCAGTCTAAATGCCACATTCAATCAGTGGTGATTCAACTTATATATATCCGCAGATTCAAAAGCTCAGGGGATGTCATACAAGCCAATACCCTAGCTAACTTGGACGCTGTTGCCCAAAACCAGTTTAAATAAGTGTGGCTTAAGACAAAATAGGGAGATGCACACAATTACCTGTTTATGTTAATGTAGCGTGCCAAATTGTTTGAGAGAATAAACAAAGCACCAGAAGCATGGCGAAAATACCTGTTTTATGAGAATTCAAATCAAAGTCAGTGAAGAATGAAGATATAATTATCCCCCGATATGCAAGGGAATCATCCAGAAAAGGCCCTAATGACTAAGGAAGTACTTTTTaccaaacaaacaaagaaaATCACTAAATAGCAGCAAGTGCAACATGGAAGTCGAAGGTGCAATGCTTAGTGTACTTCTATGTTCCTTATATGTCTATTAAGTTAAAAAATGAACAAGAATGGACTTCACACGATCAGCAAGGCAACTCAATACTCATAGTCCCCACTCCCCAGAACACAGTGCAGTTGCTCCTAGGAAGAATTCCTGTTACTACGGCGATGGAGTTTATGGTGAAACTGCCTGTTGCAAGCCATTCATGGTCATGACAATGAGCAGAATATGACTAATGATATCCCATAATAAGATTGATATCTCACATTAGGAACACACACCAAAAGAAATGGATAGGCATTGGCACATTTTCCTAGTTCCAGAACATTAGAACAATCATTCAATAC
The sequence above is drawn from the Phragmites australis chromosome 10, lpPhrAust1.1, whole genome shotgun sequence genome and encodes:
- the LOC133930763 gene encoding protein SRG1-like, which encodes MADESRRVPTLVQELAAAEEEPPSRYLLQEQDRTGSLLLAHGAPVGPVLGRSMVHQAQGQLVQELAADGLPAPPSRYVLREEDRPTVGGVAAPELAFPTVDVQRLAESGDAEEAAKLRSALESWGLFAVTGHGMPEAVLDGIRDAAREFFHLPSEEKLKHANQTDGGEFLNEGYGIDRVDTDEQILDWCDRLYLQVQPEDARQLRFWPNHPPSLAALLHEYTLRSEQVAKQVLKAMAKTLGFGEELFVGYVGERVATYARFTYYPPCPRPDLVYGLKPHTDNSVVTVLLLDRYVGGLQVLKDGQWVDVPVLGQDLLVIVGDEMEIMSNAVFRAPTHRVVTSDRERISLVLFYQPEPHKDLEPAEELVDEARPALYKKLSVKAFGDGFWDAFALGEPTIDYLKVKVDKEVSAPSA